ATTTCACTCAACTGGAAAACACCTTGCGTTTTTTACAACTTTCGTGGCACACGCGAATACAGAATGCAAGACGACAAACAACTGTGACCTGTCACTGATTTGTCAGTGTCAACTGTCAGCATCGACAGTTTTTCCCTCCTATTtttctatagggttgccaaacaCATTTAGAattacccaatttttttttatcgactataaataacaaaattagtGTAATTCACTATTTTTTCTGcgacaaatatattattactagcttttaGGCATAAAACTAAGAGGAGTTTTCAATACGCTCTCCATATGCGGATACGAGATGATCACTTCACAAAACACAATTATTTCTAAGaaaagcaattttaaaattaggctcggaataaaaaaaaaacatttttagtgaTTAAATTCTATCtcttattacaaataatatttactttgaaCCTTTACAGATCAtagaatattaacaaaataacttatacctatattaagatgttaaataactcaaaacattttatttctccTCTATATTTAACATtcgaaaaatacatatttatttttatttatgttgttcATACACTGTTACTAGTTTTTCGGTGGTCTGGCTCCAAATATTTTAGAGCCTACACGAACAGTTGTAGCCCCTAATTcaatctgaaaataaaaatactgaggtagaaaaaattgtattgttggaaattttaatataaaatgtgtttgtatTCAACATTTTGCATTATCATTTATTAAGAAGCCACTTACAGCATGTTCAAAGTCAGTTGACATTCCCATAGATAATTCCACATCATTTATATCCAAATTTAGTTTTTCAGAAACTTCTTGTCTGCACTTAACCAGAGATAAGAAGTCTGGATTAGGACCAAGTGATGTGTCATAATCATACTGACCTATTGTCATCAAACCTTTAAAGTTTAGATCAGTACATTTTTTAATGACATACTCAACAAGGTTTGTGGCTTGAGATGGCTCTACTCCATTCTTAgctgtaaacaaacaaacacattataaaattatgtacacaatataatgtaaatcatgcattcatataaaaatacctacctattataaataacactgcagagaaaattcacaaatacaaatacattatGGTTGcagttaatgaataatattcaataaacattttaagCCCAGCTAAATCCATGCAAAGCTGTAGTGCAAttgataatttcttaaaattacaCACAGATCTTGCACAATTTACTCTGTGTACTTTTCTCTCTGACTCAGGAACTTTGTCAGGAGCTTTAGACGTTACAATGCACAATTGCTAAGTGAAGTAAACACTTTCTCAGTGCAAAAAGCAAAACTAGAGCAATGAAACTAGTAAATAACAATTGTTTCCAAGCATTGCAATAAtgaaatttttacttaaaatagaaagaaaaagtaCCTTCTTCGGCACTAGTATTAACTTGTACCATAATGTTCAACTTTTCGTCTGATTTTCTAATCTTCACCCACTGTTTATTGAGGTTATCTGCCAATCTCTCTGAGGCCACTGTCTCTACTATATACAGCCCTGGTGACCCTAGAcacttgttaattttattagtttgtaGGTGTCCAATGAAATgccattttatttctttacatttcTCAATTATCTGTGGATTGTGAGCCTTTTCAGCTAATTCATTAACATAGTTTTCTCCAAAGTGACGTTGTCCAGCCTCATATGCTTGTATTATTAAAGACACAGGTTTAATTTTAGATACAGCCACTAATTTTGGTGTGACTTGTGGAAGATcctataatgaaataaatagacATTCGGTAATTACATTCGTCTTACCTCTCAGATCCTGCTGATCCACGAGTGTGAGGTGAAATGAACATAAAAATGCAATGCAAATGCATCCAAATTTTATTACACATCATTTGGATTTATATGTTAGCCTGTCTGGACATATTTTGAAGGTCACACTAGACACCATTGGATTAAGTAGTTccccaaaataataaataagtccAACTTGACAAAGTACCTATTGGTTACAGAATTACTGATTATTTAATATCTAAGTGGGTccgataattattaaaaatttaccttacTTCTTCGGGCTACAGCACCTTCGATTTGTGCCAAAACTGTTTTTAGTCCATACATAATGTCCCCTTCGTCGGTATTTACATCAGACATTGTAATTTGTGATTCTTTTTATCACTTCAGGTTTATTTTTTCAGTGTTAACTACTGTTGACATTGACGTCTGTTATCATGTGAAGTTTAAAAACCTTGACCTTACTATAACTGGGATAAATATTAACTTCCATTTCAtatcttattttaatacaaaatttaatttatcttactTACTACTACAACAAAATATCATAATACAGATTATAGAAAATCGTAAGTGGAATATTATTTTCGCTAGATTGTATGTATTTCCGAACGCAATCAACAGATTTCCCGAAATAGGCACattacagtaataataaaatattgcggTACCTATGTGattcatatatttaaattcGAT
Above is a genomic segment from Pararge aegeria chromosome 23, ilParAegt1.1, whole genome shotgun sequence containing:
- the LOC120634224 gene encoding pyridoxal phosphate homeostasis protein is translated as MSDVNTDEGDIMYGLKTVLAQIEGAVARRSKDLPQVTPKLVAVSKIKPVSLIIQAYEAGQRHFGENYVNELAEKAHNPQIIEKCKEIKWHFIGHLQTNKINKCLGSPGLYIVETVASERLADNLNKQWVKIRKSDEKLNIMVQVNTSAEEAKNGVEPSQATNLVEYVIKKCTDLNFKGLMTIGQYDYDTSLGPNPDFLSLVKCRQEVSEKLNLDINDVELSMGMSTDFEHAIELGATTVRVGSKIFGARPPKN